A section of the Humulus lupulus chromosome 2, drHumLupu1.1, whole genome shotgun sequence genome encodes:
- the LOC133818672 gene encoding PH, RCC1 and FYVE domains-containing protein 1 isoform X1, whose protein sequence is MGEISSPTVPFDRAVQQAIVSIKKGAYLLKCGRRGKPKFCPFRLSTDEKFLIWYSGQEERQLRLSSVVKVIPGQKTVSFQRQLQPEKESHSFSLIYANGERSLDLICKDKGQADAWVLGLRVISSRCNHSKPFNSLRSHRGAQSCISSPAGFIRRKYNLGLSEDDTELSQVHNICGSPSLSLSERCFSDGLSNSSGSFYWSEAALSTAQNVVDISIPNSPYIEPDHHKRRYEENVLIKLAAPSCEMPRIENKNILQDVMIWGENVEGILDGTSNKSSNENLHVDVLLPKLFESTSTLDILNMSLGGKHAALVTKEGEIFCWGEAKGGRLGHKIDVNVSYPKHVDSLSSVQVKTVVCSEYQTHALTHSGELYVWGDTGFDSLVGEEKSRSQWLPHKISGPLDGITISNIACGEWHSAVVSTSGQLFTWGDGTFGVLGHGNVKSLPQPKEVESLKGLWVKSVACGSWHTAAIVEIINDHFKFSAIGGKLFTWGDGDKRRLGHADEDKKLLPTCVAQLVDHDFVQVCCGRMLTVGLTSHGTVYTMGSAIHGQLGNPQAKDRSITIVEGKLKEEFIKKIASGSYHVAALTTTGRVYSWGKGANGQLGLGDGEDRNTPTLVEALEDRQIESIICGSNSTAAICLHRSVSVTDQSACSGCKVPFGFTKKKHNCYNCGLHFCHSCSSKKAINASLAPNKSKAFRVCDRCFTNLRGVGHLARLFKLDHDGIKQPLNERKGFLEETESRGAGAATPKYGKLMSANHSSNSDSQFIRRISAKIHGEDQLNLESNSSFLGGQPHWGQVLCPPLFDVHHREVSVGFNLLSKTQSSPAAASEYLESNMYSTSTADNVIFESDEILIEEVRRLRAQVRSLEKKCQMGCNKIQESQQKIEETWSLARDEAAKCKAAKEVIKALALRLHKISDDVSGGKRKDNDGVDRNLPPITPVYAYSPCLKGVRPESNVTELPCVGVAKDRHSDSISNSPILFSDTLKFMYGSDACRDSKSEEESRVGLMESQTKDVKLEWVEQYEPGVYITFTILPSGQKGLKRVRFSRRRFTEKEAERWWEENQKVMCQNYNIEGYVHSSQS, encoded by the exons ATGGGTGAAATATCTTCACCAACTGTTCCCTTTGACAGAGCAGTTCAACAG GCAATTGTGTCAATCAAGAAGGGTGCATATCTTTTGAAATGTGGACGAAGAGGAAAGCCCAAGTTTTGTCCTTTCCGGCTTTCGACG GatgagaaatttttaatatgGTATTCAGGACAAGAGGAAAGACAATTGAGACTGAGCTCTGTTGTGAAGGTTATCCCTGGACAGAAGACT GTTAGTTTCCAGCGACAGCTTCAACCAGAAAAGGAATCTCATTCTTTTTCCCTTATCTATGCAAATGGTGAACGCTCACTTGATCTG ATTTGCAAGGACAAAGGGCAAGCTGATGCTTGGGTACTAGGATTGAGAGTTATCTCATCCAGATGTAACCATTCTAAACCATTTAATAGTTTGAGAAGTCACAGGGGGGCACAGAGTTGTATCAGCAGTCCAGCTGGTTTTATTAGAAGAAAGTATAATCTTGGACTTTCAGAGGACGACACTGAACTTTCCCAG GTCCATAACATCTGTGGAAGTCCTAGTTTGTCACTTTCAGAGCGATGCTTTTCTGATGGATTGTCGAATTCTTCTGGTAGTTTTTATTGGTCGGAGGCAGCCCTATCAACTGCACAGAATGTTGTGGACATTTCTATTCCGAATTCTCCATATATTGAACCAGATCATCACAAAAGGAGATATGAAGAGAATGTGCTCATTAAGTTGGCTGCCCCTAGCTGTGAAATGCCAcgaatagaaaataaaaatattttgcaGGATGTAATGATATGGGGTGAGAATGTAGAAGGAATTTTAGATGGCACAAGCAATAAGTCTAGTAATGAAAATCTACATGTGGATGTGTTATTGCCCAAGTTATTTGAGTCCACATCTACTTTAGATATACTAAATATGTCTCTTGGAGGAAAACATGCTGCCTTAGTTACTAAAGAGGGTGAAATCTTTTGCTGGGGTGAAGCAAAGGGAGGAAGGCTTGGTCACAAAATTGATGTGAACGTGAGCTATCCCAAACATGTTGACTCCCTTAGTAGTGTCCAGGTGAAAACTGTTGTTTGCAGTGAATATCAAACACATGCTTTGACACATTCGGGTGAGCTATATGTTTGGGGGGACACTGGTTTTGATTCTTTGGTGGGTGAGGAGAAAAGTAGAAGTCAGTGGTTGCCTCATAAAATTTCTGGTCCTTTGGATGGTATTACTATATCAAATATTGCTTGTGGGGAGTGGCATTCTGCAGTGGTGTCAACTTCTGGGCAGTTATTTACATGGGGAGATGGAACTTTTGGGGTTTTGGGTCATGGGAATGTTAAAAGTCTCCCTCAACCAAAAGAAGTTGAATCTCTAAAGGGTTTGTGGGTAAAATCTGTTGCATGTGGATCATGGCACACTGCTGCTATTGTTGAAATCATTAATGATCATTTTAAATTCAGTGCTATTGGTGGGAAATTATTTACATGGGGTGATGGAGATAAACGGAGGCTCGGGCATGCTGATGAGGATAAGAAGCTTTTACCAACATGTGTTGCACAACTCGTAGACCATGATTTTGTTCAAGTTTGTTGTGGAAGAATGTTGACGGTTGGGCTTACCAGTCATGGTACGGTATATACAATGGGAAGTGCAATACATGGGCAGTTGGGTAATCCACAGGCCAAAGATAGATCAATCACAATTGTTGAGGGAAAACTTAAGGAAGAGTTTATCAAGAAAATAGCATCAGGCTCATATCATGTTGCTGCTTTGACGACTACTGGGCGTGTTTATTCCTGGGGGAAGGGTGCAAATGGGCAGTTAGGATTAGGTGATGGTGAAGATAGAAACACACCAACATTAGTGGAGGCTCTGGAAGACAGGCAGATAGAAAGTATTATTTGTGGATCAAATTCTACAGCTGCCATCTGTTTGCACAGATCAGTTTCAGTTACTGATCAGTCCGCTTGCAGTGGATGTAAGGTGCCTTTTGGGTTTACAAAGAAGAAGCATAACTGTTATAATTGTGGTCTTCATTTCTGCCATTCTTGTAGTAGTAAGAAGGCTATAAATGCATCTCTGGCGCCTAACAAAAGCAAGGCTTTTCGAGTGTGTGATCGATGCTTCACTAATCTAAGGGGAGTAGGACATTTGGCTAGACTGTTTAAGCTAGACCATGATGGCATTAAGCAACCATTGAACGAACGGAAGGGTTTCCTAGAGGAGACTGAAAGTAGGGGAGCTGGAGCTGCAACACCTAAATATGGTAAACTGATGTCTGCCAATCATTCTTCTAACTCGGATAGTCAATTCATTAGAAGGATATCAGCAAAAATCCATGGGGAAGACCAGCTAAATCTAGAATCTAATTCTTCTTTTTTGGGCGGCCAGCCACATTGGGGGCAAGTCCTGTGTCCACCTCTTTTTGATGTACATCATAGAGAAGTTTCTGTAGGATTTAACCTGCTGTCCAAAACTCAATCTTCTCCTGCTGCTGCTTCAGAGTATCTAGAATCCAATATGTATAGTACAAGTACTGCAGATAATGTCATATTTGAGTCTGATGAGATACTTATTGAAGAAGTTCGGCGACTGAGAGCTCAG GTAAGAAGCCTGGAAAAGAAGTGTCAAATGGGCTGCAATAAAATTCAAGAATCTCAACAAAAGATTGAGGAAACATGGTCCTTGGCTAGGGATGAAGCTGCAAAATGTAAAGCAGCGAAAGAGGTTATAAAAGCTTTGGCATTGAGG CTTCATAAAATTTCGGACGACGTCTCTGGTGGGAAAAGAAAAGATAATGATGGAGTTGACAGAAATCTTCCTCCAATTACACCTGTGTATGCATATAGTCCTTGTTTAAAGGGTGTGCGTCCTGAGTCAAATGTTACTGAATTGCCTTGTGTCGGAGTAGCAAAAGATAGACACTCAGATTCTATATCTAACTCGCCTATTCTGTTCTCTGATACGCTTAAATTCATGTATGGGAGTGATGCATGCCGTGATAGCAAATCTGAAGAGGAGTCACGAGTTGGACTAATGGAATCCCAAACTAAAGATGTAAAGCTGGAATGGGTAGAACAATATGAACCTGGTGTGTATATCACTTTCACTATTTTGCCAAGTGGGCAGAAGGGATTGAAACGAGTGCGATTTAG CCGGAGAAGATTCACAGAGAAGGAGGCAGAACGATGGTGGGAGGAAAATCAAAAGGTTATGTGCCAGAATTACAACATAGAAGGATATGTTCACTCAAGCCAAAGTTAA
- the LOC133818672 gene encoding PH, RCC1 and FYVE domains-containing protein 1 isoform X2 yields the protein MVILFSLSLHFLGDNVAIVSIKKGAYLLKCGRRGKPKFCPFRLSTDEKFLIWYSGQEERQLRLSSVVKVIPGQKTVSFQRQLQPEKESHSFSLIYANGERSLDLICKDKGQADAWVLGLRVISSRCNHSKPFNSLRSHRGAQSCISSPAGFIRRKYNLGLSEDDTELSQVHNICGSPSLSLSERCFSDGLSNSSGSFYWSEAALSTAQNVVDISIPNSPYIEPDHHKRRYEENVLIKLAAPSCEMPRIENKNILQDVMIWGENVEGILDGTSNKSSNENLHVDVLLPKLFESTSTLDILNMSLGGKHAALVTKEGEIFCWGEAKGGRLGHKIDVNVSYPKHVDSLSSVQVKTVVCSEYQTHALTHSGELYVWGDTGFDSLVGEEKSRSQWLPHKISGPLDGITISNIACGEWHSAVVSTSGQLFTWGDGTFGVLGHGNVKSLPQPKEVESLKGLWVKSVACGSWHTAAIVEIINDHFKFSAIGGKLFTWGDGDKRRLGHADEDKKLLPTCVAQLVDHDFVQVCCGRMLTVGLTSHGTVYTMGSAIHGQLGNPQAKDRSITIVEGKLKEEFIKKIASGSYHVAALTTTGRVYSWGKGANGQLGLGDGEDRNTPTLVEALEDRQIESIICGSNSTAAICLHRSVSVTDQSACSGCKVPFGFTKKKHNCYNCGLHFCHSCSSKKAINASLAPNKSKAFRVCDRCFTNLRGVGHLARLFKLDHDGIKQPLNERKGFLEETESRGAGAATPKYGKLMSANHSSNSDSQFIRRISAKIHGEDQLNLESNSSFLGGQPHWGQVLCPPLFDVHHREVSVGFNLLSKTQSSPAAASEYLESNMYSTSTADNVIFESDEILIEEVRRLRAQVRSLEKKCQMGCNKIQESQQKIEETWSLARDEAAKCKAAKEVIKALALRLHKISDDVSGGKRKDNDGVDRNLPPITPVYAYSPCLKGVRPESNVTELPCVGVAKDRHSDSISNSPILFSDTLKFMYGSDACRDSKSEEESRVGLMESQTKDVKLEWVEQYEPGVYITFTILPSGQKGLKRVRFSRRRFTEKEAERWWEENQKVMCQNYNIEGYVHSSQS from the exons ATGGTgattctcttctctctctctctccattttCTTGGTGACAATGTG GCAATTGTGTCAATCAAGAAGGGTGCATATCTTTTGAAATGTGGACGAAGAGGAAAGCCCAAGTTTTGTCCTTTCCGGCTTTCGACG GatgagaaatttttaatatgGTATTCAGGACAAGAGGAAAGACAATTGAGACTGAGCTCTGTTGTGAAGGTTATCCCTGGACAGAAGACT GTTAGTTTCCAGCGACAGCTTCAACCAGAAAAGGAATCTCATTCTTTTTCCCTTATCTATGCAAATGGTGAACGCTCACTTGATCTG ATTTGCAAGGACAAAGGGCAAGCTGATGCTTGGGTACTAGGATTGAGAGTTATCTCATCCAGATGTAACCATTCTAAACCATTTAATAGTTTGAGAAGTCACAGGGGGGCACAGAGTTGTATCAGCAGTCCAGCTGGTTTTATTAGAAGAAAGTATAATCTTGGACTTTCAGAGGACGACACTGAACTTTCCCAG GTCCATAACATCTGTGGAAGTCCTAGTTTGTCACTTTCAGAGCGATGCTTTTCTGATGGATTGTCGAATTCTTCTGGTAGTTTTTATTGGTCGGAGGCAGCCCTATCAACTGCACAGAATGTTGTGGACATTTCTATTCCGAATTCTCCATATATTGAACCAGATCATCACAAAAGGAGATATGAAGAGAATGTGCTCATTAAGTTGGCTGCCCCTAGCTGTGAAATGCCAcgaatagaaaataaaaatattttgcaGGATGTAATGATATGGGGTGAGAATGTAGAAGGAATTTTAGATGGCACAAGCAATAAGTCTAGTAATGAAAATCTACATGTGGATGTGTTATTGCCCAAGTTATTTGAGTCCACATCTACTTTAGATATACTAAATATGTCTCTTGGAGGAAAACATGCTGCCTTAGTTACTAAAGAGGGTGAAATCTTTTGCTGGGGTGAAGCAAAGGGAGGAAGGCTTGGTCACAAAATTGATGTGAACGTGAGCTATCCCAAACATGTTGACTCCCTTAGTAGTGTCCAGGTGAAAACTGTTGTTTGCAGTGAATATCAAACACATGCTTTGACACATTCGGGTGAGCTATATGTTTGGGGGGACACTGGTTTTGATTCTTTGGTGGGTGAGGAGAAAAGTAGAAGTCAGTGGTTGCCTCATAAAATTTCTGGTCCTTTGGATGGTATTACTATATCAAATATTGCTTGTGGGGAGTGGCATTCTGCAGTGGTGTCAACTTCTGGGCAGTTATTTACATGGGGAGATGGAACTTTTGGGGTTTTGGGTCATGGGAATGTTAAAAGTCTCCCTCAACCAAAAGAAGTTGAATCTCTAAAGGGTTTGTGGGTAAAATCTGTTGCATGTGGATCATGGCACACTGCTGCTATTGTTGAAATCATTAATGATCATTTTAAATTCAGTGCTATTGGTGGGAAATTATTTACATGGGGTGATGGAGATAAACGGAGGCTCGGGCATGCTGATGAGGATAAGAAGCTTTTACCAACATGTGTTGCACAACTCGTAGACCATGATTTTGTTCAAGTTTGTTGTGGAAGAATGTTGACGGTTGGGCTTACCAGTCATGGTACGGTATATACAATGGGAAGTGCAATACATGGGCAGTTGGGTAATCCACAGGCCAAAGATAGATCAATCACAATTGTTGAGGGAAAACTTAAGGAAGAGTTTATCAAGAAAATAGCATCAGGCTCATATCATGTTGCTGCTTTGACGACTACTGGGCGTGTTTATTCCTGGGGGAAGGGTGCAAATGGGCAGTTAGGATTAGGTGATGGTGAAGATAGAAACACACCAACATTAGTGGAGGCTCTGGAAGACAGGCAGATAGAAAGTATTATTTGTGGATCAAATTCTACAGCTGCCATCTGTTTGCACAGATCAGTTTCAGTTACTGATCAGTCCGCTTGCAGTGGATGTAAGGTGCCTTTTGGGTTTACAAAGAAGAAGCATAACTGTTATAATTGTGGTCTTCATTTCTGCCATTCTTGTAGTAGTAAGAAGGCTATAAATGCATCTCTGGCGCCTAACAAAAGCAAGGCTTTTCGAGTGTGTGATCGATGCTTCACTAATCTAAGGGGAGTAGGACATTTGGCTAGACTGTTTAAGCTAGACCATGATGGCATTAAGCAACCATTGAACGAACGGAAGGGTTTCCTAGAGGAGACTGAAAGTAGGGGAGCTGGAGCTGCAACACCTAAATATGGTAAACTGATGTCTGCCAATCATTCTTCTAACTCGGATAGTCAATTCATTAGAAGGATATCAGCAAAAATCCATGGGGAAGACCAGCTAAATCTAGAATCTAATTCTTCTTTTTTGGGCGGCCAGCCACATTGGGGGCAAGTCCTGTGTCCACCTCTTTTTGATGTACATCATAGAGAAGTTTCTGTAGGATTTAACCTGCTGTCCAAAACTCAATCTTCTCCTGCTGCTGCTTCAGAGTATCTAGAATCCAATATGTATAGTACAAGTACTGCAGATAATGTCATATTTGAGTCTGATGAGATACTTATTGAAGAAGTTCGGCGACTGAGAGCTCAG GTAAGAAGCCTGGAAAAGAAGTGTCAAATGGGCTGCAATAAAATTCAAGAATCTCAACAAAAGATTGAGGAAACATGGTCCTTGGCTAGGGATGAAGCTGCAAAATGTAAAGCAGCGAAAGAGGTTATAAAAGCTTTGGCATTGAGG CTTCATAAAATTTCGGACGACGTCTCTGGTGGGAAAAGAAAAGATAATGATGGAGTTGACAGAAATCTTCCTCCAATTACACCTGTGTATGCATATAGTCCTTGTTTAAAGGGTGTGCGTCCTGAGTCAAATGTTACTGAATTGCCTTGTGTCGGAGTAGCAAAAGATAGACACTCAGATTCTATATCTAACTCGCCTATTCTGTTCTCTGATACGCTTAAATTCATGTATGGGAGTGATGCATGCCGTGATAGCAAATCTGAAGAGGAGTCACGAGTTGGACTAATGGAATCCCAAACTAAAGATGTAAAGCTGGAATGGGTAGAACAATATGAACCTGGTGTGTATATCACTTTCACTATTTTGCCAAGTGGGCAGAAGGGATTGAAACGAGTGCGATTTAG CCGGAGAAGATTCACAGAGAAGGAGGCAGAACGATGGTGGGAGGAAAATCAAAAGGTTATGTGCCAGAATTACAACATAGAAGGATATGTTCACTCAAGCCAAAGTTAA